From Alphaproteobacteria bacterium, the proteins below share one genomic window:
- the mutL gene encoding DNA mismatch repair endonuclease MutL, with amino-acid sequence MIRRLPPTMVNRIAAGEVVERPASAVKELVENALDAGATRIAVSLVEGGRTLITVVDDGSGMSAGEMALAVERHCTSKLDDGDDLLDIRTLGFRGEALPSIASVSRFALTSRPRGADSAWTLRIDGGAKGEPVPAAHPPGTRVEVRDLFYAVPARLKFLREPRSESAQVADALKRLAMAHPGIAFSLEDESRTVFSYPAIAPSLVEDGEDGARLQRLAAVMGRDFAQNALPIRAEREGFVLTGHVGLPTFNRGTAQHQYLFVNGRPVRDKLLAGAVRGAYQDFLARDRHPLVALFLEAPRGMVDVNVHPAKTEVRFRDSGVVRGLIVGAIRHALLGAGHRASTTVAQAALGAARPVGGLPIGGWSGSYGGAVPARPSPGLAEAAAAFFAPQAPSGQTATGQPAPVEDLRTYPLGAARAQIHGTYIVAQTEDGVVIVDQHAAHERLVYERMKESIALSGVKRQSLLIPEIVEMDEDAVRRLVARTEDLAELGLVLEGFGHGAVAVRESPALLGDTDIAGLVKDLADELAEFGEHLSLKERLEEVCGTMACHGSVRAGRRLSLDEMNALLRQMEATPHSGQCNHGRPTYVELKLADIERLFGRR; translated from the coding sequence ATGATCCGTCGCCTGCCACCCACGATGGTCAACCGCATCGCCGCCGGCGAGGTGGTCGAGCGGCCGGCCTCGGCGGTGAAGGAGCTGGTGGAGAACGCGCTCGACGCCGGCGCCACGCGCATCGCCGTCAGCCTGGTCGAAGGCGGCCGCACGCTGATCACCGTGGTCGACGACGGATCAGGCATGTCGGCCGGCGAGATGGCGCTGGCGGTCGAACGCCACTGCACATCGAAGCTCGACGACGGCGACGACCTGCTCGACATTCGCACCCTGGGCTTCCGCGGCGAGGCGCTGCCGTCGATCGCCTCGGTCAGCCGCTTCGCGCTGACCTCCAGGCCGAGGGGCGCCGACAGCGCCTGGACCCTGCGCATCGACGGCGGGGCCAAGGGCGAGCCGGTGCCGGCGGCGCATCCGCCGGGCACGCGGGTCGAGGTGCGCGACCTCTTCTACGCCGTGCCGGCGCGGCTGAAGTTCCTCAGGGAGCCGCGCAGCGAGTCGGCCCAGGTCGCCGATGCGCTCAAGCGCCTGGCGATGGCGCATCCCGGAATCGCCTTCAGCCTCGAGGATGAGAGCCGCACGGTCTTCTCGTATCCCGCGATCGCACCATCGCTGGTCGAGGACGGCGAGGATGGCGCGCGCCTGCAGCGGCTCGCCGCCGTGATGGGCCGCGATTTCGCGCAGAACGCGCTGCCGATCCGCGCCGAGCGCGAGGGCTTTGTGCTCACCGGCCACGTCGGTCTGCCGACCTTCAATCGCGGCACGGCGCAGCATCAGTATCTCTTCGTCAACGGCCGGCCGGTGCGCGACAAGCTGCTGGCCGGCGCGGTGCGCGGCGCCTACCAGGATTTCCTGGCGCGCGACCGTCACCCGCTGGTGGCGCTGTTCCTCGAAGCCCCCAGAGGCATGGTCGACGTCAACGTGCATCCGGCCAAGACCGAGGTGCGCTTCCGCGACTCAGGCGTGGTGCGCGGCCTGATCGTCGGTGCGATCCGCCACGCGCTGCTGGGCGCCGGCCATCGCGCCAGCACGACGGTGGCGCAGGCGGCGCTGGGCGCGGCACGGCCGGTCGGCGGCCTGCCGATCGGCGGCTGGTCGGGCTCGTATGGCGGCGCCGTGCCGGCGCGGCCCTCGCCCGGTCTCGCCGAGGCCGCCGCGGCGTTCTTCGCCCCGCAGGCGCCCAGCGGCCAGACGGCAACGGGGCAGCCGGCGCCGGTCGAGGATCTGCGCACTTACCCGCTGGGTGCCGCGCGCGCGCAAATCCACGGCACCTACATCGTGGCGCAGACCGAGGACGGCGTGGTGATCGTCGACCAGCACGCCGCGCACGAACGCCTGGTCTACGAGCGCATGAAGGAGTCGATCGCCCTGTCGGGCGTTAAGCGCCAGAGCCTGCTGATCCCGGAGATCGTCGAGATGGACGAGGACGCCGTGCGCCGCCTGGTGGCGCGCACCGAGGATCTCGCCGAACTGGGCCTCGTGCTCGAAGGCTTCGGCCATGGTGCGGTGGCGGTGCGCGAAAGCCCGGCGCTGCTGGGCGACACCGACATTGCCGGGCTGGTGAAGGACCTCGCCGACGAGCTGGCGGAGTTCGGCGAGCACCTGTCGCTCAAGGAACGGCTCGAGGAGGTCTGCGGCACCATGGCCTGTCACGGCTCGGTGCGCGCCGGACGGCGCCTGTCGCTCGACGAGATGAACGCGCTGTTGCGCCAGATGGAAGCCACGCCGCATTCCGGCCAGTGCAACCACGGCCGACCGACCTATGTGGAACTCAAGCTGGCCGACATCGAGCGGCTGTTCGGACGGCGGTGA
- a CDS encoding glucose-6-phosphate isomerase has translation MHYRQELDDLFADRVGDRGLTRAAYAAELERAVPALEKLRRRHADGSLPLLRLPAARDDLAALKPHAAHLRQFEHAVILGIGGSSLGGQTLAAMTDIGFGPARGGPKLWFMDNIDPDTFGELLTRLDLTKTTFIAISKSGGTAEPLMQLFVALEALEAKLGKAKVADHLIAITENTDNALRRIATRIGCPILEHDPKVGGRYSVLSLVGLLPAMAAGLDVAAIREGAASVLDQALKANAPEDSAAAAGAAASVGLWRERGIHTTVLMPYVDRLAYFGLWYRQLWAESLGKQGVGTTPVRAMGTVDQHSQLQLYLGGPADKMFTVLMRDSAGEGRKVPKAALGGDASLDYLGEHSLGDLLQAEAEATAVTLARNGRPTRRLRFARLDERVMGALLMHYMLETIVAADLWNVDAFDQPAVEEGKVLAREYLGARR, from the coding sequence ATGCACTACCGCCAGGAACTCGACGATCTGTTCGCCGACCGCGTCGGCGATCGCGGCCTCACGCGCGCGGCCTATGCCGCGGAGCTGGAGCGCGCAGTGCCGGCCTTGGAAAAGCTGCGCCGACGGCACGCCGACGGGTCGCTGCCCCTCCTGCGCCTGCCGGCGGCGCGCGACGACCTGGCGGCGCTCAAGCCGCACGCCGCGCATCTGCGCCAGTTCGAGCACGCGGTGATCCTCGGCATAGGCGGCTCCAGCCTCGGCGGACAGACGCTCGCGGCCATGACCGATATCGGCTTCGGTCCGGCGCGCGGCGGTCCCAAGCTGTGGTTCATGGACAACATCGATCCGGACACGTTCGGCGAATTGCTGACCCGGCTCGATCTGACCAAGACCACCTTCATCGCCATCTCCAAGTCGGGCGGAACCGCCGAGCCGCTGATGCAGCTTTTCGTCGCACTCGAGGCGCTCGAGGCGAAGCTCGGCAAGGCGAAGGTCGCCGACCATCTGATCGCCATCACCGAGAACACCGACAACGCCCTGCGCCGTATCGCCACGCGCATCGGCTGCCCGATCCTCGAGCACGACCCCAAGGTCGGCGGTCGCTATTCCGTGCTGTCGCTGGTCGGCCTGCTGCCGGCGATGGCCGCGGGCCTCGATGTCGCGGCGATCCGCGAGGGCGCCGCCAGCGTGCTCGACCAGGCGCTGAAGGCCAATGCGCCCGAGGACAGCGCCGCCGCCGCGGGCGCGGCCGCTTCGGTCGGCCTGTGGCGCGAGCGCGGCATCCACACCACGGTGCTGATGCCCTATGTCGACCGCCTGGCCTATTTCGGCCTGTGGTACCGCCAGCTGTGGGCCGAGAGCCTGGGCAAGCAGGGCGTCGGCACCACGCCGGTGCGCGCCATGGGCACGGTCGACCAGCACAGCCAGCTGCAGCTCTATCTCGGCGGGCCGGCCGACAAGATGTTCACCGTGCTGATGCGCGACTCCGCCGGCGAAGGCCGCAAGGTGCCGAAGGCGGCGCTGGGCGGCGACGCTTCGCTCGACTATCTCGGCGAGCATTCGCTGGGCGATCTGTTGCAGGCCGAAGCCGAGGCCACCGCCGTGACCCTGGCGCGCAACGGCCGGCCGACGCGCCGTCTGCGCTTTGCCAGGCTCGACGAGCGCGTCATGGGCGCGCTCCTGATGCACTACATGCTGGAGACCATCGTCGCCGCCGATCTGTGGAACGTCGACGCCTTCGACCAGCCCGCCGTCGAGGAGGGCAAGGTCCTGGCGCGCGAGTATCTCGGCGCGCGCAGATGA
- the pncA gene encoding bifunctional nicotinamidase/pyrazinamidase: protein MDSKWTAPGSALIVIDVQNDFCPGGALAVPRGDTIIPAVNRLIAMSDLVVLTQDWHPRGHGSFASSHAGRQPFESVEMAYGAQTLWPDHCVQGTPGAEFHASLEATPAALIVRKGMRAAVDSYSAFFENDRRTTTGLDGWLRSRGVDRVLLCGLAYDFCVAYSALDAARLGFATAVVETACAAIDLDGSRALQQKAMRDAGVSLQAS, encoded by the coding sequence ATGGACAGCAAATGGACCGCGCCCGGGTCGGCGCTGATCGTGATCGACGTGCAGAACGATTTCTGTCCGGGCGGCGCGCTCGCCGTGCCGCGGGGCGACACGATCATTCCCGCCGTGAACCGGCTGATTGCGATGTCGGACCTCGTGGTGCTGACGCAGGATTGGCATCCCCGGGGACACGGCTCCTTCGCTTCCTCGCATGCCGGCCGCCAGCCGTTCGAGAGCGTCGAAATGGCGTATGGCGCGCAGACGCTGTGGCCCGACCACTGCGTGCAGGGCACGCCGGGCGCCGAATTCCATGCCTCGCTCGAGGCGACGCCGGCGGCGCTGATCGTGCGCAAGGGCATGCGTGCGGCCGTCGATTCCTATTCCGCCTTCTTCGAGAACGATCGGCGCACGACCACCGGCCTCGACGGCTGGCTGCGCAGCCGCGGCGTGGACCGTGTGCTGCTCTGCGGTCTGGCCTATGACTTTTGCGTGGCCTATTCGGCGCTCGACGCGGCGCGGCTCGGCTTCGCCACCGCGGTGGTCGAGACCGCCTGCGCCGCCATCGATCTCGACGGCAGCCGCGCCCTGCAGCAAAAGGCCATGCGCGACGCGGGTGTGAGCCTGCAGGCATCCTGA
- a CDS encoding alpha/beta fold hydrolase, which translates to MRIARGLADTFAGQIHYRTAGSGPAIVLTHINQQSSAVMVELIAALAPRFRVVAIDYPSHGMSDHIDWQPAIEDYARAALEVMDGLGIERFHAMGEAVGAATSLALAAHHAARIDRVVLVNTPFFTDAANARNDIADIQRVRPTDPTGFPAPRSIDYLLANDPEHAPVAPTQDWMDRINVAQFQIGRDRWQAMGALSRFDTLGTAARVKQPTLMLYGERFIYGRHRAVVSARLADVRVEIIPNGRFCMTWERATDVAAAATRFLE; encoded by the coding sequence ATGAGGATAGCACGCGGGCTGGCCGATACCTTCGCCGGCCAGATCCATTATCGCACCGCCGGCAGCGGTCCGGCGATCGTGCTCACCCACATCAACCAGCAGAGCTCGGCGGTGATGGTCGAGCTGATCGCCGCGCTGGCGCCGAGATTCCGCGTCGTCGCCATCGACTATCCCAGCCACGGCATGTCCGACCACATCGACTGGCAACCGGCGATCGAGGACTACGCCCGTGCCGCGCTCGAGGTGATGGACGGGCTCGGCATCGAGCGCTTCCACGCCATGGGCGAGGCGGTGGGCGCCGCGACCTCTCTGGCGCTGGCCGCCCATCATGCGGCGCGTATCGACAGGGTGGTCCTGGTGAACACGCCGTTCTTCACCGACGCCGCCAACGCGCGGAACGACATCGCCGACATCCAGCGCGTGCGTCCGACCGACCCGACCGGCTTTCCCGCGCCGCGCAGCATCGACTACCTGCTGGCCAATGATCCCGAGCACGCGCCGGTCGCGCCGACCCAGGACTGGATGGATCGGATCAACGTCGCGCAGTTCCAGATCGGCCGCGACCGCTGGCAGGCGATGGGCGCGCTTTCCAGGTTCGACACGCTGGGCACGGCGGCGCGGGTGAAGCAGCCTACGCTGATGCTCTACGGCGAGCGATTCATCTACGGCCGGCACCGCGCCGTGGTGAGCGCCAGGCTCGCCGACGTGCGGGTCGAGATCATCCCCAATGGCCGCTTCTGCATGACATGGGAGCGTGCGACGGATGTCGCCGCGGCGGCGACGCGCTTCCTGGAGTAG
- a CDS encoding nucleoside deaminase gives MDLALEQARLAGARQEVPIGAVIVASDGTVLAAEGNRTEELRDPTAHAELLAIRAAAAKLGVPRLVDCDLHVTLEPCPMCAQAISFARIRRLYYGASDPKGGGVDNGARIFAQASCHHRPEVYSGIGEREAAQLLRSFFRDRRQPAGS, from the coding sequence ATGGATCTCGCGCTCGAGCAGGCGCGGCTGGCCGGCGCGCGCCAGGAGGTGCCGATCGGCGCGGTGATCGTCGCGTCGGACGGCACCGTGCTGGCCGCCGAAGGCAACCGCACGGAGGAGCTGCGCGATCCCACCGCCCATGCCGAGCTGCTGGCGATCCGCGCCGCCGCCGCCAAGCTCGGCGTGCCGCGTCTCGTCGACTGCGATCTGCATGTCACGCTCGAGCCCTGCCCGATGTGCGCCCAGGCGATCAGCTTCGCGCGCATCCGCAGGCTCTACTATGGCGCGTCCGATCCCAAGGGCGGCGGCGTCGACAACGGCGCGCGCATCTTCGCCCAGGCGAGCTGCCATCACCGGCCGGAGGTCTATTCCGGCATCGGCGAACGCGAAGCCGCTCAACTCCTGCGTTCCTTCTTCCGGGACCGCCGGCAACCCGCCGGCTCCTGA
- the queF gene encoding preQ(1) synthase, translated as MAKGKYAHLTQLGRETALPASPEEAHLEIVPNPHPREIYLVRFTAPEFTSLCPMTGQPDFAHLVIDYVPRARLVESKSLKLFLGAFRNHGAFHEDCTVMIGKRLKAAMAPRWLRIGGYWYPRGGMPIDVFWQTGRPPSGLWLPDQGVPPYRGRG; from the coding sequence ATGGCCAAGGGCAAATACGCGCATCTCACGCAGCTCGGCCGCGAGACAGCGCTGCCGGCCTCGCCCGAGGAGGCGCATCTCGAGATCGTGCCCAACCCGCATCCGCGCGAGATCTATCTCGTGCGCTTCACCGCGCCGGAATTCACCTCGCTCTGCCCGATGACCGGCCAGCCCGACTTTGCCCATCTGGTGATCGATTACGTGCCGCGCGCGCGGCTGGTCGAGAGCAAGTCGCTGAAGCTCTTCCTCGGCGCCTTCCGCAACCACGGCGCGTTCCACGAGGACTGCACGGTGATGATCGGCAAGCGGCTGAAGGCGGCGATGGCACCGCGCTGGCTGCGCATCGGCGGCTACTGGTACCCGCGCGGCGGCATGCCGATCGACGTGTTCTGGCAGACCGGCCGCCCGCCATCCGGCCTGTGGCTGCCCGACCAGGGCGTGCCGCCCTATCGCGGCCGCGGCTGA
- a CDS encoding histidine phosphatase family protein produces the protein MNAHPVFLFRHGETEWNATGRIQGRLDSPLTARGREQARAMGVALKAIAGAACRDMLVFASPLGRVRETLSLAAETAGLDVAGCRFDDTLREITWGEWDGMTRAEIDQRAPGAMAERERAKWGHAPPGGESYQAAALRVRPFLDAVLAQAADRPVALFSHGAVGRVLRGLYMALPGEDIVLLDEPQDAFYRLQAGGVARIDAAG, from the coding sequence GTGAACGCCCATCCCGTCTTCCTCTTCCGCCACGGCGAGACCGAGTGGAACGCCACCGGCCGCATCCAGGGGCGGCTCGACTCGCCTCTGACCGCGCGCGGGCGCGAGCAGGCGCGGGCGATGGGGGTGGCGCTCAAGGCGATCGCCGGCGCCGCCTGCCGTGACATGCTGGTCTTCGCCAGCCCGCTCGGGCGCGTGCGCGAGACCTTGAGCCTCGCGGCCGAGACGGCCGGCCTCGACGTCGCGGGCTGCCGTTTCGACGACACGCTGCGCGAGATCACCTGGGGCGAGTGGGACGGCATGACGCGCGCCGAGATCGACCAGCGCGCGCCCGGCGCCATGGCCGAGCGCGAGCGCGCCAAGTGGGGCCACGCACCGCCCGGCGGCGAGAGCTACCAGGCCGCCGCCCTGCGCGTGCGGCCGTTCCTCGACGCCGTGCTGGCGCAGGCGGCGGACCGGCCGGTGGCGCTGTTCAGCCACGGCGCGGTGGGTCGCGTCCTGCGCGGTCTCTACATGGCGTTGCCGGGCGAGGACATCGTCCTGCTCGACGAGCCGCAGGACGCCTTCTACCGCCTGCAGGCCGGTGGCGTGGCGCGCATCGACGCCGCCGGCTAG
- the rsmD gene encoding 16S rRNA (guanine(966)-N(2))-methyltransferase RsmD: MTAPRIAGGRHRGRPLSVPEGRDVRPTASRAREALFNILLHAGWGDGGASPLPGARVLDAFAGAGILGLEALSRGAEHASFMDRAPEAVRAVGDNARTLKEAGNVRVMRADATQPPTAPPSAACELAFLDPPYYSGVGPKALAALARAGWLAPGAICSLEVAYNEDAVAPEGFTPLDERRYGKAKLLFFRYGAAA; encoded by the coding sequence ATGACCGCGCCACGCATCGCCGGCGGCCGCCATCGCGGCCGGCCGCTCAGCGTGCCCGAAGGCCGCGACGTGCGGCCCACCGCGTCGCGCGCCCGCGAGGCGCTGTTCAATATCCTGCTGCATGCCGGCTGGGGCGATGGCGGCGCCTCGCCGCTGCCCGGGGCGCGCGTGCTCGACGCCTTCGCCGGCGCCGGCATCCTCGGGCTCGAAGCGCTGTCGCGCGGCGCCGAGCATGCCAGCTTCATGGACAGGGCTCCCGAGGCGGTGCGCGCCGTCGGCGACAACGCGCGCACCCTGAAGGAAGCCGGAAACGTCAGGGTGATGCGCGCCGACGCCACGCAGCCGCCGACCGCGCCGCCCTCGGCCGCCTGCGAACTCGCCTTCCTCGACCCGCCCTATTATTCCGGCGTCGGTCCGAAAGCCCTGGCGGCGCTGGCGCGCGCCGGCTGGCTGGCGCCGGGGGCGATCTGCAGCCTCGAGGTGGCGTATAACGAGGACGCGGTCGCGCCCGAGGGCTTCACGCCGCTCGACGAGCGTCGCTACGGCAAGGCCAAGCTGCTGTTCTTCCGCTACGGAGCGGCCGCGTGA
- a CDS encoding rRNA pseudouridine synthase, whose amino-acid sequence MCPRMAETHSTSGERIAKRLARAGVCSRREAERLIEQGRVKVDGVTLQTPATLVTEASRIEVDGQAVAAPQRPRIWLFHKPPGLVVTARDPEGRPTVFDNLPHDMPRVVSIGRLDIASEGLLLLTNDGALARRMELPATGFDRRYRVRAHGRVDQAMLDRLAEGLSVDGVRYGPIRARLERQQRSNNWIVVTLREGKNREVRRVMEHLGLVVNRLIRIGYGPFNLEALPEGEVVEASARQVDLVMGAEGYDADGRKPGWARPAPRPHAYGRHKPSKEGEPPAPPRKPEGWRGPTRPRRALAGER is encoded by the coding sequence ATGTGTCCGCGCATGGCCGAAACCCATTCGACTTCAGGCGAACGCATCGCCAAGCGCCTGGCGCGCGCTGGCGTTTGTTCGCGCCGCGAGGCCGAGCGGCTGATCGAGCAGGGCCGGGTCAAGGTCGACGGGGTGACTCTGCAGACCCCCGCGACCCTGGTGACCGAGGCCAGCCGCATCGAGGTCGACGGCCAGGCGGTGGCCGCACCGCAGCGCCCGCGCATCTGGCTGTTCCACAAGCCGCCTGGCCTGGTGGTGACGGCGCGCGATCCCGAGGGCCGGCCGACGGTGTTCGACAATCTGCCGCACGACATGCCCAGGGTGGTCTCGATCGGCCGCCTCGACATCGCCTCCGAGGGCCTGCTGCTGCTGACCAATGACGGGGCGCTGGCGCGGCGCATGGAGCTGCCGGCGACCGGCTTCGACCGGCGCTATCGGGTGCGCGCGCACGGCCGGGTCGACCAGGCGATGCTCGACCGCCTGGCCGAAGGCCTCTCCGTCGACGGCGTGCGCTATGGCCCGATCCGTGCGCGCCTCGAACGCCAGCAGCGCAGCAACAACTGGATCGTCGTCACCCTGCGCGAGGGCAAGAATCGCGAGGTGCGCCGGGTGATGGAGCATCTCGGCCTGGTGGTGAACCGGCTGATCCGCATCGGCTACGGGCCCTTCAACCTCGAGGCCCTGCCCGAGGGCGAGGTGGTCGAGGCCAGCGCCCGGCAGGTCGATCTGGTGATGGGCGCCGAGGGCTACGATGCCGACGGCCGCAAGCCCGGCTGGGCCCGCCCCGCCCCCCGGCCGCACGCCTATGGCCGGCACAAGCCGTCGAAGGAAGGCGAGCCGCCTGCGCCGCCGCGCAAGCCCGAGGGCTGGCGCGGGCCGACGCGACCGCGACGCGCGCTGGCCGGCGAGCGATGA
- a CDS encoding gamma-glutamyl-gamma-aminobutyrate hydrolase family protein has protein sequence MKRPLIGVTLDAEKPGGYSKFPWYALRQNYCEAVIEAGGLPIALPHEPENTAAYLDTIDGLVVTGGAFDVDPSLYGDADRHDTVVTKDRRTAFEMAMTRGALARDMPVLGICGGQQLLHVALGGRLIQHIPDSIRDALAHEQPNPRDEPGHDVAVARGTRLHAIVGTETLAVNSAHHQAARDEPAGVVVNARSPDGVIEGIEAPAYRFCLGVQWHPEFHISEGDRRLFRAFIEACGG, from the coding sequence ATGAAACGACCCCTCATCGGCGTCACCCTCGATGCCGAGAAGCCCGGCGGCTACTCGAAGTTCCCCTGGTACGCCCTGCGTCAGAATTACTGCGAGGCGGTGATCGAAGCCGGCGGCCTGCCCATCGCCCTGCCGCACGAGCCGGAGAACACGGCCGCCTACCTCGATACCATCGACGGGCTGGTGGTGACCGGCGGCGCCTTCGACGTCGATCCCTCGCTCTACGGCGACGCCGACCGCCACGACACGGTGGTCACCAAGGACCGCCGCACCGCCTTCGAGATGGCCATGACGCGGGGCGCGCTCGCCCGCGACATGCCGGTGCTGGGCATCTGCGGCGGCCAGCAGCTGCTGCACGTGGCGCTGGGCGGCCGGCTGATCCAGCACATCCCCGACTCGATCCGCGACGCGCTCGCCCACGAGCAGCCCAACCCGCGCGACGAGCCCGGCCACGACGTCGCGGTGGCCAGGGGCACCAGGCTGCACGCCATCGTCGGCACCGAGACGCTGGCGGTCAACAGCGCCCACCACCAAGCGGCACGCGACGAGCCGGCAGGCGTGGTGGTCAACGCCCGCTCGCCCGATGGCGTGATCGAAGGCATCGAGGCCCCGGCCTACCGCTTCTGCCTGGGCGTGCAGTGGCACCCGGAGTTCCACATCTCCGAGGGCGACCGCCGCCTGTTCCGCGCCTTCATCGAAGCCTGCGGCGGCTGA